The Humulus lupulus chromosome 4, drHumLupu1.1, whole genome shotgun sequence genome has a window encoding:
- the LOC133830718 gene encoding cytochrome P450 78A5 has translation MSWESCFLFIPQNGFSSLLLNFNALLCSILFVAVFAFWLSPGGIAWALSKSRVGHHGHAPNAIPGPSGLPLLGLVLAFCNGSLTHRVLAKLSESFRARSLMAFSVGLTRFVVSSQPETAKELLNSSAFADRPVKESAYELLFHRAMGFAPYGEYWRNLRRISATHLFSPRRITCFGEFRARIGLEMVEGMRVLMQMDGEIQVKKLLHYGSLNNVMMSVFGKSYAFGELGQSDRSDSGAGNEAAELEGLVREGYDLLGVFNWSDHFPLLEFLDIQGVRKRCKELVSRVNVFVGKIIEEHRERRADNIDATHEGSDPIKGSDQSEDETGRDFVDVLLDLEKENRLSNSDMIAVLWEMIFRGTDTVAILLEWILARMILHPEIQSKAQSEIDAVVGGTHRPVSDSDLPNLHYLQAIVKETLRVHPPGPLLSWARLSIHDTHIGQHFIPAGTTAVVNMWSITHDEQVWPEPNCFNPDRFMIKQDHGDDLSVVISIMGSDLRLAPFGSGRRVCPGKAMGLASVELWLAQMLQSFKWVPANDSGVDLSETLKLSLEMKHSLVCKVIPRVY, from the exons atgtcGTGGGAATCATGTTTTCTGTTCATTCCTCAAAATGGGTTCTCGTCTTTACTTCTGAACTTCAATGCTTTACTCTGTTCTATTCTTTTCGTCGCCGTTTTCGCTTTCTGGCTTTCACCCGGTGGGATTGCTTGGGCTCTGTCCAAGTCTCGAGTTGGTCACCATGGACATGCTCCAAACGCTATTCCTGGACCTTCAGGTCTTCCTTTGCTGGGTCTGGTTTTGGCTTTTTGTAATGGATCTTTGACCCACCGAGTTCTCGCTAAGCTTTCAGAAAGCTTTAGAGCGAGATCGCTAATGGCATTCTCAGTCGGATTGACCCGTTTTGTCGTTTCGAGCCAACCAGAAACGGCGAAAGAGCTTCTCAACAGCTCAGCCTTCGCAGATCGACCCGTTAAGGAGTCGGCCTACGAGCTTCTCTTTCACCGGGCCATGGGTTTCGCTCCTTACGGCGAGTACTGGAGGAACCTGAGGAGAATCTCTGCGACCCACTTGTTCAGCCCGAGACGAATCACCTGTTTCGGCGAGTTTCGGGCCAGGATCGGGCTCGAAATGGTGGAAGGCATGAGGGTTTTGATGCAGATGGATGGGGAGATCCAAGTGAAAAAACTCTTGCATTATGGGTCTTTGAACAATGTAATGATGAGCGTTTTTGGAAAAAGTTATGCGTTTGGTGAACTGGGTCAAAGTGATCGGAGTGACTCCGGCGCTGGTAACGAGGCGGCGGAACTGGAAGGATTGGTGAGAGAAGGGTATGATCTTCTTGGGGTTTTTAACTGGAGTGATCATTTTCCGCTGTTGGAGTTTTTGGATATTCAAGGAGTGAGAAAGAGGTGTAAGGAACTGGTTTCCAGAGTGAATGTTTTCGTTGGGAAAATTATTGAGGAGCATAGGGAAAGGAGGGCTGATAATATTGATGCTACTCATGAAGGATCGGACCCGATCAAGGGTTCCGATCAATCTGAGGATGAGACTGGCCGTGATTTTGTTGATGTGCTCCTTGATTTAGAGAAGGAAAATCGACTCAGTAACTCGGATATGATTGCTGTGTTATGG GAAATGATATTTAGAGGAACAGACACAGTAGCAATCCTCCTGGAATGGATTCTAGCAAGAATGATTCTCCACCCAGAGATCCAATCTAAGGCCCAGTCTGAAATAGATGCGGTGGTTGGTGGAACTCACCGCCCGGTATCTGATTCCGACCTCCCAAACCTTCATTACCTCCAAGCCATTGTGAAAGAAACCCTAAGGGTCCACCCACCAGGGCCTCTCCTATCTTGGGCCAGGCTCTCCATCCATGACACCCACATAGGTCAACACTTCATCCCGGCCGGCACCACAGCTGTTGTTAACATGTGGAGTATAACCCATGATGAACAGGTCTGGCCCGAGCCTAACTGTTTCAACCCGGATAGGTTTATGATCAAACAAGATCATGGTGATGATCTTAGTGTTGTAATTTCCATAATGGGTTCTGATCTTAGGTTGGCTCCTTTTGGTTCTGGAAGAAGGGTTTGCCCAGGTAAAGCCATGGGGTTAGCCTCAGTTGAGCTATGGCTGGCTCAGATGCTCCAAAGCTTCAAATGGGTTCCTGCTAATGATTCTGGGGTTGACTTGTCAGAGACTCTGAAACTGTCTTTGGAGATGAAGCACTCCTTGGTTTGCAAGGTCATTCCTAGGGTTTACTGA